The genomic window aaaaaggaatgtAATAACATGATTTCAGATAGAATTTTCCAAATTATatccattaaaattaatgaataaataatcaattcttGAATGATTTTGctaatttattgaaaactatGACTTGCGCTAAGTTTCTTAGTAATGTAGTTGAAATAAGGGTGTTTTTTagtcagaaatatatattattaaaatgattacattctAATTAATAAGatgaacaaattatataaattctacatacagactataaattaattatcatggCCCTTTAATCTTATAGATTGTCTGAGGGAACTTGATTTGTGGTTTATCTGCAGTTTCTAATGCCTGTTTTAGATTCTTCTCAAATACTTTCTTGGCATCGCAGAAGCCTTGTTTGGTTTTTCCAAACGAGTTTGGGCCCGCTGAAGTTGGTGTCTCTCTGTGGACATTATTGTTATTGAGTACAATTTGAgtcaaaattagtttataaaaacaataaattcttgTTGATTAAGGGCTTGAAGATATACAAAATGTGGAATACAGACCTGCCAATATTTCTCATCCTCATCTTTGCTTCAGCTGGCATTTCCTCaggttcatcatcatcatcatcagcattgAACACAGACGCTACTGTTGCCTTTGGTTTATCAATGGGCTTTGATGATGCACCAAGAGTCATCTTTATTGGTGCTTTAGATTTAGAAAAACCAATGGAAATTTTGCTGATACGAGGTGGAGGAGGTGGTGCTGGTACTTCTTCATCAGAGTCCTCCCATGTATCGCCAGAATATCGTCTCttgtctaaaataattatttgtggtTGGAATccttttacattatttaagaaaatattgaacaaaacaataatataaacttcCAATTAGAATAGAAAAGAATACttgactatttataaataaaactttaagttCTTTGAAATTCTTTAAAATCACTGTTCATTTTAAAGctactaattttatttgaatcattCTAATaccataatgtatttaaataaaaagagaaatagaaaatttaagcAGATAATTTTGTACCTTCATATTCTATTCCTTTGTCGCGACTTTTGCTAGGTCTTTCAGATAAATTTTTGTAGGCAGATGGCGGCGAACGATTTCGCCTAGGAGACCTCGATCTGGACTTCGACCGCTTCTCATCTTTCTCCTTGTACTTTCTATAATCATCACGCGTTGATCGCGAAGACCCTGCCAATGCGAAAACACTggcaaagataaataaaaatatatatatttaagtaaaagatCTAGTGAAAGGTTGCttgaatttttacattttacaatatctACATTCGAATACCTTTGTGTTCTTTGTAGCGACTGCTCATCTTAATTATCCTCCttatttttcaatcattaaagaaaaagaaacagATTGGTATTTGCATTTTCTACACAGCGCAAATAAAGATTTCAGAATGATAACTCAACAAAcggccattttgttttttatttttaatgcgtTTTACATTACATGAAAGTtgcatgtttttattgaatttttaaatattactaaataactcTGAACTCTTAGTTAAATTTtgaaatggtgtttttttacttactttttttaattttagtattaaaaagattataattcagtgaaatattattatttgggcttaaattactttaataatatgacATTATATCCATTCGTAGATAGTTATTCAACACATGTGTGAAAGTAATgtaagtaagtaaaaaaataaataaaattagttttatataaaagaagatTATGCGGTGAGATTTACACTTATGACATAATGTTACGATTTTTGTATCAACTGTCAAGTGTCAATGTCAGAtgttatggttttatttttaggttattttgATTACTACATTTTGTACTATTTGTTATAGAATAAAAGGCACAAgtatactttcatatttattttaatacacaaaCCACAATGTTCTTTTTGCAAAATGGAATGCGACTTTTGAGATACGTTCGGGCATCATATAAATGTCGGTGCAAATCAAATGCACCACTTAgcactttaaaaaataagttaaaacagGGCCCTGGATTAAaagaatttattgtaaattcaaGTGAAGTTCCAGAAGTGATTACACATCCACCTCATATACCATATTTGCCGGATAACATTCAGAATACTTCAAAACGAAGggtttattttgatgtttacGGTTGTCAAATGAATTTGAACGACACTGAAATCGTCtggtctatattaaaaaatgaaggaTTTGAGAAAACCGAAGTAGAAGAGGAAGCGGATATATTTCTAGTTATGACTTGTGCGATCAGAG from Vanessa tameamea isolate UH-Manoa-2023 chromosome 17, ilVanTame1 primary haplotype, whole genome shotgun sequence includes these protein-coding regions:
- the LOC113404341 gene encoding PEST proteolytic signal-containing nuclear protein-like; this translates as MSSRYKEHKGSSRSTRDDYRKYKEKDEKRSKSRSRSPRRNRSPPSAYKNLSERPSKSRDKGIEYEDKRRYSGDTWEDSDEEVPAPPPPPRISKISIGFSKSKAPIKMTLGASSKPIDKPKATVASVFNADDDDDEPEEMPAEAKMRMRNIGRETPTSAGPNSFGKTKQGFCDAKKVFEKNLKQALETADKPQIKFPQTIYKIKGP